A DNA window from Aureibaculum sp. 2308TA14-22 contains the following coding sequences:
- a CDS encoding UDP-N-acetylmuramoyl-L-alanyl-D-glutamate--2,6-diaminopimelate ligase — MKKLKDILYRVAVEAVYGSTDIDVNTLVFDSRRVKKNDVFFAVKGTLVDAHQFIPSVIEQGASVVVCENLPENADKNTVFIVVKDSQEALAIMADNFYGNPSQQLNLIGITGTNGKTTIATLLYNLFKKAGYNVGLLSTVKVLVNDQEFHATHTTPDSLTINKYLNSMVENGVTHCFMEVSSHGIHQKRTKGLHFSGGIFTNLSHDHLDYHNTFAEYRDIKKSFFDELPKTAFALINIDDKNGSVMLQNCEAKKYTYALKTVADYKAKILENQLGGLLLTINTHEVWSKLIGTFNAYNILAIYATADLLGIESIENLRLVSELESVSGRFQYLISESGITAIVDYAHTPDALKNVLETISAIRTFNEKVITVVGCGGDRDKTKRPKMAHIATQLSNQAIFTSDNPRSENPQTIIEEMEAGVEPQNFKKYISIVDRKQAIKTASSMAEKGDILLIAGKGHEAYQEINGVRNHFDDYEIITETLRELQK, encoded by the coding sequence GTGAAAAAGTTAAAAGACATATTATATAGAGTAGCTGTTGAGGCGGTATATGGTAGTACTGATATTGACGTAAATACTCTTGTTTTTGACTCGCGAAGAGTGAAAAAAAATGATGTTTTTTTCGCCGTAAAAGGTACATTGGTTGACGCTCATCAATTTATTCCTTCGGTAATTGAACAAGGTGCTTCTGTTGTTGTTTGCGAAAATCTACCTGAAAATGCTGATAAAAATACTGTTTTTATCGTAGTCAAGGATTCGCAAGAGGCCTTGGCGATAATGGCGGACAATTTTTATGGAAACCCTTCCCAGCAGTTAAATTTAATTGGAATAACAGGAACTAACGGTAAGACAACAATAGCAACGTTGCTTTATAATCTATTTAAAAAAGCAGGTTATAATGTCGGGTTACTATCCACTGTTAAAGTATTAGTAAACGACCAAGAATTCCACGCAACACATACAACACCAGACTCATTGACTATCAATAAGTATTTAAACTCAATGGTAGAAAATGGTGTTACGCATTGTTTTATGGAGGTGAGTTCGCATGGTATTCATCAAAAACGTACCAAAGGATTGCACTTTTCGGGCGGTATTTTTACCAACTTATCTCACGATCATTTAGATTACCACAACACTTTTGCGGAATATAGAGATATTAAAAAATCGTTTTTTGACGAATTGCCAAAAACAGCCTTTGCCTTGATAAATATTGATGATAAAAACGGTTCGGTAATGCTCCAAAATTGTGAAGCCAAAAAATATACCTACGCCTTAAAAACAGTTGCAGATTATAAAGCTAAGATTTTAGAAAATCAATTGGGCGGTTTGTTATTGACTATAAACACACACGAAGTTTGGTCAAAACTCATCGGGACTTTTAATGCTTACAACATCTTGGCAATTTATGCTACTGCAGATTTGTTGGGCATAGAATCCATAGAAAATTTAAGATTAGTAAGTGAATTGGAAAGTGTAAGTGGTCGCTTTCAATACCTAATTTCAGAGAGCGGCATTACCGCAATTGTAGATTATGCTCATACACCAGATGCATTAAAAAATGTATTAGAAACCATAAGTGCTATTAGAACTTTTAATGAAAAAGTAATCACAGTTGTGGGTTGTGGAGGTGACAGAGATAAAACCAAGCGACCAAAAATGGCACACATCGCTACACAATTATCCAATCAAGCCATTTTTACTTCAGATAACCCAAGAAGTGAAAATCCACAAACGATTATCGAAGAAATGGAAGCTGGTGTAGAACCACAAAATTTTAAGAAATACATATCTATTGTAGATAGAAAACAAGCTATAAAAACAGCCAGTTCAATGGCAGAAAAAGGAGATATTTTATTGATCGCGGGCAAAGGTCACGAGGCGTATCAAGAAATCAACGGTGTGCGTAACCATTTTGATGATTATGAAATCATCACAGAAACATTAAGGGAATTGCAAAAATAA
- the murG gene encoding undecaprenyldiphospho-muramoylpentapeptide beta-N-acetylglucosaminyltransferase, which produces MKPSVNILISGGGTGGHIYPAVAIANELKKRHANANFLFVGAKDRMEMEKVPQAGYEIKGLWISGLQRRLTLKNLMFPFKLISSLWNAGKIVRKFKPDVVIGTGGFASGPTLKMAQRKGVPTLIQEQNSYPGITNKLLGKKVRTVCVAYDGLERFFPATKIVKTGNPVRQDLLEISANGNEARSYFKINKQKKTLLILGGSLGARAINRLIEKNIKWLVEQNVQVLWQSGKLYYQEYRKYQDLEGVKVLEFINRMDYAYTAADIIISRAGASSISELCIVGKPVVFIPSPNVAEDHQTKNAQSVVDKNGALMLKERELDRFQEVFESLLKDENKQKELSKNIKQLALPKATEHIANEVEKLINR; this is translated from the coding sequence ATGAAGCCATCGGTTAATATATTGATTAGCGGAGGTGGTACGGGCGGACATATTTATCCTGCCGTAGCAATAGCAAACGAACTGAAAAAACGCCATGCAAATGCCAATTTTCTTTTTGTGGGAGCAAAGGATAGAATGGAAATGGAAAAAGTGCCTCAGGCTGGCTATGAAATAAAAGGGTTGTGGATTTCGGGATTGCAACGCAGGTTGACCTTGAAAAACTTAATGTTTCCATTCAAGTTGATCAGCAGCTTGTGGAATGCGGGCAAGATTGTCAGGAAATTTAAGCCTGATGTGGTTATCGGTACAGGCGGATTTGCTTCTGGACCCACACTGAAAATGGCTCAACGTAAAGGGGTGCCGACTTTAATACAAGAGCAGAATTCGTATCCCGGCATTACCAATAAATTATTGGGTAAAAAGGTGCGTACTGTATGTGTGGCTTATGACGGATTGGAGCGGTTTTTTCCAGCAACTAAAATTGTAAAAACTGGAAATCCCGTAAGACAAGATTTGTTGGAAATTTCAGCCAATGGAAATGAAGCTCGATCATATTTTAAAATTAATAAACAAAAAAAAACGCTATTAATCTTGGGCGGAAGTTTGGGGGCAAGAGCGATAAATCGATTAATTGAAAAGAACATAAAATGGTTAGTAGAACAAAACGTGCAAGTATTGTGGCAATCAGGAAAATTGTATTACCAAGAATACAGAAAGTATCAAGACCTAGAAGGCGTAAAAGTGCTTGAATTTATTAACAGAATGGATTATGCCTACACAGCAGCGGATATAATTATAAGTAGAGCAGGAGCGAGTTCAATTTCAGAATTGTGCATAGTTGGTAAACCTGTAGTATTTATTCCATCGCCCAATGTAGCGGAAGACCATCAGACCAAAAATGCCCAATCGGTTGTGGATAAAAACGGGGCACTAATGCTGAAAGAAAGAGAATTGGACAGGTTTCAAGAAGTATTCGAGAGTTTGTTAAAAGACGAAAACAAACAAAAAGAGTTAAGTAAAAACATAAAACAATTGGCATTACCAAAAGCCACAGAGCATATTGCAAATGAAGTTGAAAAATTAATAAATAGATAA
- the ftsA gene encoding cell division protein FtsA, producing MEQDNIAVGLDIGTTKIVAIIGKTNEFGKLEILGMGKAKSMGVHRGVVNNITQTIQSIQQAVEEAESVSNHKIEDVVVGIAGQHIRSLHHSDYITRPNSEKVIDESDIEKLINQVHKLVMLPGEEIIHVLPQDYKVDGQAEIKAPIGMYGGRLEANFHVVVGQVSSIRNVGRCIKSAGLELSNITLEPLASSEAVLSQEEKEAGVALIDIGGGTTDLAIFKDGIIRHTAVIPFGGNVITEDIKEGCSIIEKQAELLKTKFGSAWPGENKENEIVSIPGLRGREPKEITLKNLSKIIHARVVEIIEQVYLEIKNYGHEETKKKLIAGIVLTGGGGELKHIKQLVEYITGMDTRIGYPNEHLAGSTDIDLSSPAFATAVGLLMKGLDEKKNEIKKSKNKKVAEQQLAKDKKSSRIEKVDRKSIFEKWADKFREFLDNAE from the coding sequence ATGGAACAAGATAATATAGCCGTAGGACTAGATATTGGAACAACAAAAATTGTTGCCATAATTGGTAAGACCAATGAGTTTGGAAAATTGGAGATACTAGGTATGGGTAAGGCGAAAAGTATGGGTGTGCACCGTGGTGTGGTAAATAATATTACTCAGACCATACAGTCTATTCAACAAGCTGTTGAAGAAGCGGAGAGTGTTTCTAATCATAAAATTGAAGACGTTGTAGTAGGTATTGCTGGTCAGCATATTCGTAGTTTACATCATAGCGATTATATAACAAGACCTAATTCGGAAAAAGTAATTGATGAGTCTGATATAGAAAAATTAATCAATCAGGTTCATAAACTGGTAATGCTGCCCGGTGAGGAGATAATTCATGTGTTACCGCAAGACTATAAAGTTGACGGTCAAGCTGAAATAAAAGCTCCCATAGGAATGTATGGAGGTAGATTAGAGGCTAATTTCCATGTGGTTGTAGGCCAAGTTTCATCTATCAGAAATGTAGGTAGATGTATTAAAAGTGCTGGACTGGAACTATCTAATATTACTTTAGAGCCTTTGGCTTCGTCAGAAGCGGTATTGAGTCAAGAAGAAAAAGAAGCTGGAGTTGCGTTAATAGATATAGGTGGAGGTACAACTGATTTGGCAATTTTTAAAGACGGCATTATTAGGCATACAGCTGTTATTCCTTTTGGAGGTAATGTAATTACCGAAGATATAAAAGAAGGCTGTTCTATTATAGAGAAACAGGCAGAACTGCTAAAAACTAAATTTGGATCTGCATGGCCTGGTGAAAACAAAGAAAATGAAATTGTTTCCATCCCTGGATTACGAGGTAGAGAGCCGAAAGAAATTACCTTAAAAAATCTTTCAAAAATAATTCATGCCCGTGTGGTAGAAATTATTGAGCAGGTCTATTTAGAGATTAAGAATTACGGTCATGAAGAGACAAAAAAGAAATTAATAGCGGGAATTGTCTTAACTGGAGGTGGTGGTGAACTAAAGCATATAAAGCAATTGGTAGAGTATATAACAGGTATGGATACCAGAATAGGTTACCCAAATGAGCACTTGGCAGGAAGCACTGATATTGATTTGTCAAGCCCAGCTTTTGCTACAGCTGTAGGTCTGTTAATGAAAGGTTTAGATGAAAAGAAAAACGAAATAAAAAAGTCTAAGAATAAAAAAGTAGCAGAACAACAACTTGCTAAAGATAAAAAATCGAGCCGTATCGAAAAAGTTGATAGAAAGTCGATTTTTGAAAAATGGGCAGATAAGTTTAGAGAATTTTTAGACAATGCTGAATAG
- the mraY gene encoding phospho-N-acetylmuramoyl-pentapeptide-transferase, which translates to MLYYLFDYLEKHYQLAGASLFQFISFRSAMAFVFSLLISTIFGRQIIDKLRRLQVGETVRDLGLDGQVQKAGTPTMGGIIVILATLIPVFLFAKLDNVYIIILVVSTVWMGLIGFLDDYIKVFKKNKDGLKGRFKVLGQVGLGVFVGLMLYFSPQVVIKEKLDNPTVVQTEQLQTTNPSSLFGKEKKSLKTTIPGVKNNEVDYSKLVTWLGDDYQKYAWIPFVLIVIFIITAVSNGANLTDGVDGLAAGTSSIIVLALGVFAWVSGNIIFSSYLNVMYIPYSGEMTVFISAFVGGLIGFLWYNTYPAQVFMGDTGSLTVGGIIAVIAVSVRKELLIPILAGIFLAENLSVMLQVSYFKYTKKKYGEGRRIFLMSPLHHHYQKRGYHESKIVVRFWIVGIMLAVLSIITLKIR; encoded by the coding sequence ATGTTATATTACTTATTTGACTATTTAGAAAAACATTACCAATTAGCTGGGGCGAGTTTATTTCAATTTATCTCGTTCAGGTCAGCAATGGCATTTGTATTTTCTTTATTGATTTCTACCATTTTTGGACGCCAGATTATTGATAAACTGAGGAGGCTTCAAGTTGGTGAAACGGTTAGGGATTTGGGCTTGGACGGCCAAGTTCAAAAGGCTGGCACACCAACTATGGGGGGAATTATCGTAATACTCGCTACATTAATTCCTGTATTTCTTTTTGCAAAATTAGATAATGTCTATATAATTATTTTAGTGGTCTCTACGGTTTGGATGGGGCTAATTGGCTTTTTAGATGATTACATCAAAGTATTTAAAAAAAATAAAGACGGACTTAAAGGAAGATTTAAAGTTTTAGGCCAAGTGGGTTTAGGTGTTTTTGTCGGATTGATGCTTTATTTTTCACCACAGGTAGTCATAAAAGAAAAATTAGACAATCCGACAGTTGTACAAACCGAACAACTACAAACTACTAATCCGTCTAGCCTATTTGGCAAAGAAAAAAAGTCCTTAAAAACAACAATCCCTGGGGTAAAAAACAATGAAGTCGATTATTCAAAATTAGTGACTTGGTTGGGTGATGATTATCAAAAATACGCATGGATTCCATTCGTGCTGATTGTGATTTTTATTATTACCGCTGTATCTAATGGAGCCAATTTGACTGATGGTGTTGATGGTTTGGCAGCTGGTACGTCTTCAATAATTGTATTGGCATTGGGTGTTTTTGCTTGGGTCTCAGGTAATATCATCTTCTCTAGTTATCTCAATGTAATGTACATCCCTTACTCAGGTGAAATGACTGTGTTTATTAGTGCATTTGTAGGTGGGCTCATCGGATTTTTATGGTACAACACCTATCCTGCACAAGTGTTTATGGGTGATACGGGGAGTTTAACTGTTGGTGGAATTATAGCTGTAATAGCCGTTTCGGTTCGTAAAGAATTATTGATACCCATATTAGCAGGTATTTTTTTAGCAGAGAATTTATCGGTGATGTTACAGGTAAGTTATTTTAAATATACCAAGAAAAAATATGGTGAAGGAAGACGCATTTTTTTGATGTCACCTTTACATCATCATTATCAAAAAAGAGGCTATCACGAAAGTAAAATTGTAGTCCGTTTTTGGATTGTGGGAATCATGCTAGCGGTATTGTCAATAATTACTTTGAAAATAAGATAA
- a CDS encoding cell division protein FtsQ/DivIB, with protein MKKYIPFLKGLLLLVFVVFLYGFSSTRNKAKRVEKVNINFENGDNLFITYETVNKLLVQNFGRLQSQPKENLFLNKMEETLLSNEMVENAEVFINVDGELGAFIKQKTPIARVNENGLAYYMDSRGGKMPLSSNYSARVPIVEGVENGQLSNELFKLAMVIYNDDFLKKQVVGIVQKAKQEFVLKTRIGNQQVELGSLDQLDQKIKKLKVFYQKVINDKTLNSYKTINLEYNNQVVCTKN; from the coding sequence ATGAAAAAATACATACCATTCTTAAAAGGTTTGTTACTTCTTGTTTTTGTTGTGTTTCTCTATGGATTTTCATCTACAAGAAACAAGGCTAAGAGAGTGGAAAAAGTGAATATCAATTTTGAAAATGGAGATAATTTGTTCATCACTTATGAAACTGTTAATAAATTGTTAGTACAAAATTTTGGACGACTTCAAAGTCAGCCAAAAGAAAATTTATTTTTGAACAAGATGGAAGAAACTCTGCTTTCTAATGAAATGGTAGAAAATGCAGAAGTTTTTATAAATGTTGACGGTGAATTAGGAGCTTTTATAAAACAAAAGACACCGATTGCAAGAGTAAATGAGAATGGTTTGGCCTATTATATGGATAGTAGAGGAGGTAAAATGCCCTTATCTTCAAATTATTCTGCCAGAGTTCCAATTGTAGAAGGTGTTGAAAATGGTCAACTATCTAATGAGCTATTTAAATTAGCTATGGTAATTTATAATGACGATTTTCTAAAAAAGCAAGTAGTGGGTATAGTACAAAAAGCCAAACAAGAGTTTGTGCTAAAAACAAGAATTGGAAATCAACAGGTTGAATTGGGTTCGTTAGATCAATTAGACCAAAAAATTAAAAAATTAAAAGTGTTCTATCAAAAAGTAATTAACGATAAAACCTTAAATAGTTATAAAACAATTAACCTAGAGTACAACAATCAGGTTGTGTGTACAAAAAACTAA
- a CDS encoding FtsW/RodA/SpoVE family cell cycle protein — protein MTKVLKNISGDRTIWAIIAVLAIFSFLPVYSASTNLVGVVGKGTTLGYLLKHAMLLVLGFVIIYATHKIPYRYFSGLSVLLIPVVLVLLAYTLYQGKTISGVNASRWINIPFVGIGFQTSTLASVVVMMFTARYLAKNRENKIYFKDSILQLWIPVGIVLALILPANFSTTAIIFSMVLLLAFLGGYPLKFIGAILATGILVFTLFILSAKAFPETFKNSRINTWAARIENFSSVDEDANYQAEKAKLAIASGEIQGKGPGKSVQKNFLPQSSSDFIYAIIIEEFGSGGGFMLMLLYLGLLFRIVIVATKTESIFGTLLVLGVGIPIVFQALINMAVAVGLFPVTGQPLPLISTGGTSIWMTCFALGVVLSVSADREAKIVSDKKKNDDNPLSVLHEAIG, from the coding sequence ATGACAAAAGTTTTAAAAAATATAAGTGGTGACAGAACCATTTGGGCTATCATTGCCGTATTGGCAATATTTTCCTTTCTCCCAGTGTATAGTGCAAGTACCAATCTAGTAGGTGTTGTCGGTAAAGGCACCACCCTAGGGTACTTGCTGAAGCACGCCATGTTATTGGTCCTTGGTTTTGTAATCATTTATGCTACACACAAAATTCCATATAGATATTTTAGTGGTCTTTCAGTGCTTCTAATACCGGTGGTTTTGGTGTTGTTGGCTTATACTTTATATCAAGGAAAAACCATAAGTGGCGTTAATGCAAGTAGGTGGATAAATATTCCTTTCGTTGGCATTGGTTTTCAAACCTCGACATTAGCAAGTGTAGTGGTAATGATGTTTACGGCTAGGTATTTGGCAAAAAATAGGGAAAATAAAATTTATTTTAAAGACAGTATTCTCCAATTATGGATTCCCGTGGGGATTGTGCTGGCATTGATCTTGCCTGCTAACTTTTCTACTACAGCTATCATTTTTTCAATGGTATTGTTACTCGCTTTTTTGGGTGGATATCCACTTAAATTTATTGGAGCTATCCTCGCCACGGGTATTTTAGTCTTTACACTGTTTATTTTGTCGGCAAAAGCATTTCCCGAAACGTTTAAAAACAGCAGGATTAATACCTGGGCTGCACGTATCGAGAATTTTTCGAGCGTAGACGAAGATGCCAACTATCAAGCGGAAAAAGCAAAATTGGCCATTGCCTCGGGTGAAATCCAGGGTAAAGGCCCTGGAAAAAGTGTGCAGAAGAATTTTTTACCACAGTCGTCATCCGATTTTATATATGCTATAATTATTGAAGAGTTTGGTTCTGGAGGAGGTTTTATGTTGATGCTGCTCTATCTCGGATTGTTATTCAGAATTGTAATAGTAGCTACAAAAACGGAAAGTATATTCGGAACACTGTTGGTGTTAGGTGTTGGTATTCCCATTGTATTTCAAGCACTAATTAATATGGCAGTTGCGGTTGGATTGTTTCCAGTTACTGGGCAACCATTACCACTAATTAGTACAGGAGGAACTTCAATATGGATGACCTGTTTTGCCTTGGGTGTAGTTTTGAGTGTAAGTGCTGATAGAGAAGCAAAAATAGTTTCCGATAAGAAAAAAAATGATGATAATCCTTTAAGTGTACTGCATGAAGCCATCGGTTAA
- the murC gene encoding UDP-N-acetylmuramate--L-alanine ligase, whose product MNLNSIHNIYFIGIGGIGMSALARYFSANNFYVSGYDKTPSPVTKGLEELGIAIHFDDDIKTISERVFDKEKTLIVYTPAIPNDHTEYNYFKDSGYTIYKRSEILGAITKNTFCFAVAGTHGKTTTSTILGHILHEARLNATSFLGGIAENYNSNLILGGDEISVVEADEFDRSFLRLSPNIACITSMDADHLDIYGKEEALTESFNDFANLVSDKLFIRNGLSINGITYGIEEDADYDAKNIRIQNGTFVFDVQTPTELYKNIEINTPGKHNVLNTVVALAMADSYGVPLTTIAEALKTFKGIKRRFNYKIKTDNLVLIDDYAHHPTEINAVADAVRELFPQDKILAVFQPHLFSRTRDFIDDFASSLSKFDELLLLDIYPAREKPIEGVTSDWLLDKINMENKQISSKENVIKSIKASDAKIIVMIGAGDIGVLIEDVYQNLKE is encoded by the coding sequence ATGAATTTAAACAGCATACATAACATTTATTTTATCGGAATAGGCGGTATCGGTATGAGTGCCTTGGCTCGATATTTTAGTGCCAATAATTTTTATGTAAGCGGTTATGATAAAACACCTTCGCCAGTTACTAAAGGGTTGGAAGAGTTGGGTATTGCTATTCATTTTGATGATGATATCAAAACTATCTCTGAACGGGTTTTTGATAAGGAAAAGACGTTGATTGTTTATACACCTGCAATTCCTAACGACCATACAGAGTACAACTATTTTAAAGACAGTGGCTATACCATTTATAAACGTTCTGAAATTTTAGGAGCCATTACTAAAAACACTTTTTGTTTTGCTGTGGCAGGTACACACGGAAAAACCACCACATCAACTATTTTAGGGCATATTTTGCATGAAGCAAGGTTGAATGCAACTTCCTTTTTGGGTGGAATTGCAGAGAATTACAATTCAAATCTGATTCTAGGTGGTGATGAAATTAGCGTAGTAGAAGCCGATGAGTTTGACCGTTCTTTTTTGAGATTGTCACCAAATATAGCATGCATTACTTCAATGGATGCTGACCATTTGGATATTTACGGTAAGGAAGAAGCCTTGACGGAATCGTTCAATGATTTTGCCAATCTAGTTTCTGACAAGCTATTTATCCGTAACGGATTGTCCATTAATGGAATTACTTATGGCATTGAAGAAGATGCCGATTACGATGCAAAAAATATAAGAATACAAAATGGGACTTTTGTTTTTGATGTACAGACGCCAACTGAACTGTACAAAAATATTGAAATCAATACGCCCGGAAAACATAATGTGCTAAATACTGTGGTTGCTTTGGCAATGGCCGATAGTTACGGTGTTCCGTTAACTACCATTGCCGAAGCTTTAAAAACTTTTAAAGGTATAAAGCGTAGGTTTAATTACAAGATCAAAACTGATAATTTGGTGCTAATAGATGATTACGCACATCACCCCACGGAAATAAACGCCGTGGCAGATGCGGTTCGCGAATTATTTCCTCAGGATAAAATACTGGCCGTTTTTCAACCACATTTATTCAGCAGAACACGCGATTTTATTGATGACTTTGCGTCAAGTCTGTCCAAGTTTGATGAATTACTGTTGTTGGATATTTATCCCGCAAGGGAAAAACCAATTGAAGGTGTAACTTCGGATTGGTTGTTGGACAAAATTAATATGGAAAATAAACAAATTTCGTCGAAAGAAAATGTAATCAAGAGTATAAAGGCATCAGATGCTAAAATAATAGTGATGATTGGTGCTGGAGATATTGGTGTGCTGATTGAAGATGTTTATCAAAATTTAAAAGAATGA
- the murD gene encoding UDP-N-acetylmuramoyl-L-alanine--D-glutamate ligase: MKKMVVLGGGESGVGTAILAKKKEYDVFVSDKGIITGRYKKVLLHNDILFEEGKHTESKVFEADVVMKSPGIPDKVALVQELINRNIPVVSEIEFASKFTDAMLIGITGSNGKTTTTMLTHHILKKAELNVGMAGNIGDSFALQVANENYDKYVLELSSFQLDGIFDFAPHIAVITNIAPDHLDRYDYNFENYINSKFRIAMNQTADDFLIYDADDEAITNWLERNKTNAQLLPFSLEKSFDKGAYIKDNNIIIQTESNIFKMSIAALALQGKHNTKNAMTSAMIAKLLGVRDNTLRESLEDFDSVEHRLEPVLKINGVHYINDSKATNVNAAYYALESVRTPIVWIVGGTDKGNDYTQLLPLVREKVKAIICLGLDNSKIIETFGNVVDFMIETAGAEEAVKVAYKVSEKGDTVLLAPACASFDLFENYEDRGRQFKDAVRQL, from the coding sequence ATGAAGAAGATGGTGGTGCTTGGTGGAGGAGAAAGTGGTGTGGGAACAGCGATTCTCGCTAAAAAAAAAGAGTATGACGTTTTTGTTTCTGACAAAGGAATAATAACAGGTAGGTATAAAAAAGTTCTTTTACATAATGATATTCTTTTTGAAGAAGGAAAACATACGGAAAGCAAAGTTTTTGAAGCTGATGTAGTGATGAAAAGCCCCGGAATTCCCGATAAGGTAGCTCTAGTTCAAGAGTTGATAAATCGAAATATTCCTGTGGTATCAGAAATTGAGTTTGCCTCAAAATTTACCGATGCTATGTTAATCGGTATAACGGGTAGTAATGGTAAAACAACAACTACCATGCTAACACATCATATTTTGAAAAAAGCAGAATTAAATGTAGGTATGGCGGGGAACATTGGCGATAGTTTTGCTTTGCAGGTGGCCAATGAAAACTATGATAAGTATGTGTTAGAACTCAGTAGTTTTCAGTTGGACGGAATCTTTGATTTTGCTCCGCATATTGCGGTAATTACCAATATAGCTCCCGATCATTTAGATAGATATGATTACAATTTTGAGAATTATATCAATTCTAAATTCAGGATAGCCATGAACCAAACGGCCGATGATTTTTTAATCTATGATGCCGATGATGAAGCCATCACAAACTGGCTTGAACGTAATAAAACGAATGCACAGTTACTACCTTTTTCATTAGAGAAATCATTTGATAAAGGAGCATATATAAAAGATAATAACATAATAATACAAACCGAATCAAACATATTTAAAATGAGTATAGCAGCATTAGCATTACAAGGAAAACACAATACAAAAAACGCCATGACTTCTGCCATGATTGCAAAATTATTGGGAGTAAGAGACAATACACTAAGAGAGAGTCTAGAAGATTTTGATAGTGTAGAGCATAGGTTAGAACCTGTGTTAAAAATTAATGGTGTTCATTATATAAACGACTCAAAAGCTACCAATGTAAATGCTGCTTATTATGCATTGGAAAGTGTTAGAACACCTATAGTTTGGATAGTAGGTGGTACAGACAAAGGGAATGATTATACCCAATTGTTGCCCTTGGTAAGAGAAAAAGTAAAAGCTATTATCTGTTTGGGCTTAGATAATTCCAAGATTATTGAAACTTTTGGTAATGTGGTTGATTTTATGATAGAAACCGCGGGTGCAGAAGAAGCGGTAAAAGTAGCTTACAAAGTTTCGGAAAAAGGAGATACGGTGTTATTGGCACCAGCTTGTGCTAGTTTCGATTTATTTGAAAATTACGAAGACAGAGGCAGACAATTTAAAGATGCTGTTAGACAATTATAA